Proteins from a genomic interval of Colletes latitarsis isolate SP2378_abdomen chromosome 3, iyColLati1, whole genome shotgun sequence:
- the LOC143340191 gene encoding fatty acyl-CoA reductase wat-like, with product MTTKGSDAYLYEMLDLSESSNLKKQQSEIAKFFAYTNVLVTGGTGFLGKLLIEKILRSCPDVAIIYMIVRPKKGKNSQERFKENFNGTEFSRLRREQPNFLNKVIMLEGDAAQQDFGLSPESKQILMNTNIIFHAAATVRFHETFRVAMNTNVKSTKYMLLFAKELSNLKAFVHVSTAYSHCMLKSIDEIHYKVLTDGDKILTLLDVLDDDKLEKITPVILDKWPNTYVFSKAVGESIVLKYSDNLPVCIVRPSIMISTSEEPLSGWTNNLYGATGVVMGSSVGLIHTLHCEGENIADLIPADYVISNVICAAWDIANRKSSIKSNESNISDEERIPIYNSVSSCQNPISWKEFMKWNEKYGFEIPSVKVLWYYMLIVTRYLVVYQLCRFFLHIVPAAIVDMFAYLKGQKPQLLHAYKKIHKFSNVIHYFSTREWHFRNENVMKLWEKLNSVDQETFKFNVACFTWQDYFYYHVRGIRLYLLNDPLETVDEGFKKSIKLFIAHYSLIILVSLLLLWTSVRFITFAWSFCPLAY from the exons ATGACAACTAAAGGAAGTGATGCGTATTTATATGAAATGTTGGATTTGTCTGAATCATCAAACTTAAAGAAACAACAAAGCGAAATTGCCAAATTCTTTGCTTATACCAACGTTTTGGTAACAGGCGGGACAGGTTTCCTGGGTAAATTACTTATCGAAAAAATATTAAG ATCCTGTCCAGATGTTGCAATAATATACATGATAGTAAGGCCGAAAAAGGGGAAAAATTCACAAGAAcgatttaaagaaaattttaatggaact GAATTCAGTAGATTGAGACGTGAACAGCCAAACTTTCTCAATAAAGTGATAATGTTAGAAGGTGATGCGGCACAACAAGATTTTGGTTTATCACCGGAAAGTAAACAGATTCTGATgaatacaaatattatttttcatgcTGCCGCAACTGTTCGATTTCACGAAACATTTCGCGTGGCGATGAATACCAATGTGAAAAGTACAAAATATATGTTATTGTTTGCAAAAGAATTGTCAAACTTAAAG GCATTTGTACACGTGTCAACTGCATATTCACATTGTATGCTTAAATCTATCGATGAAATACATTACAAAGTTCTCACGGATGGTGATAAGATATTAACATTGTTGGATGTTCTGGATGATGATAAACTGGAGAAAATTACTCCAGT TATACTTGACAAATGGCCCAATACATATGTATTTTCTAAAGCAGTTGGAGAAAGTATTGTATTAAAGTACAGCGATAATCTCCCAGTATGTATTGTTCGACCTTCTATCATGATATCAACGAGCGAAGAGCCACTTTCAGGATGGACAAATAATCTGTATGGAGCAACAGGTGTAGTTATGGGAAGTAGTGTAGGTTTGATACATACGCTACATTGTGAAGGAGAAAATATAGCAGATTTGATACCAGCAGATTATGTAATCTCTAATGTCATCTGTGCAGCTTGGGATATTGCCAACAG AAAATCTTCGATAAAATCAAATGAGTCCAATATATCTGACGAGGAAAGAATACCTATTTATAATTCTGTATCATCATGTCAGAATCCAATTTCTTGGAAAGAATTTATGAAATGGAATGAAAAGTATGGTTTTGAAATACCAAGTGTAAAAGTTCTTTGGTATTACATGCTCATAGTGACACGATACTTAGTTGTGTATCAACTGTGTAGGTTTTTCTTACACATAGTACCAGCAGCTATTGTTGATATGTTTGCATACCTTAAGGGTCAAAAACCTCA ACTACTGCATGcatataaaaaaatacataaatttaGCAACGTGATACATTACTTCTCAACACGTGAATggcattttagaaatgaaaaTGTTATGAAGCTTTGGGAAAAATTGAATTCTGTTGACCAAGAAACCTTCAAATTTAATGTAGCATGTTTCACCTGGCAAGACTACTTCTATTATCATGTAAGAGGTATTCGTTTGTACTTGCTAAATGATCCATTGGAAACTGTAGATGAAGGATTCAAGAAGTCTATAAA GTTATTTATAGCACATTACTCACTAATAATATTAGTTTCCCTATTACTTCTATGGACATCTGTACGTTTCATAACTTTTGCTTGGTCGTTTTGTCCTTTGGCATATTAA